One Argentina anserina chromosome 6, drPotAnse1.1, whole genome shotgun sequence genomic window, atgtgtgtatatatagtcCTATAATTCCTGCTGTGCATATGTGCAATCCCAAATTCAGTATATATGATTCTGTGTACGGTTGCAGGGATACAGTGTTAAGGTGATGTTCTCTCGGAATGCATTTCTAGTCGATACTATAGCAACACCTGCTGGCCGAATTCTTAAGCTCGACTCTATTGCAAGCGGGAAACTTTGGAAAGGAATCGACTTCTTGATCTTCAACTCATGGCATTGGTGGCTGCACACCGGAAGAAAGCAACCGTAAGCAAGACCGACCTTCTAATGACGTGAACTTTGGTAGCTGATTATATTGAAGTATTTATATGTCAGTATTAATTAACAGGTTTCCAGTGAGCtataattttaatatatacgAAATAAAAATTGTATGTGCTGCAGTTGGGATCTTATTCAAGAAGGAAACAGTACCTATATAGACATGGATCGTTTGGTTGCGTATGAGAAAGGGCTCAAAACATGGGCTAAATGGGTGGACGCAAATGTGGACCAAACAAGAACCAGAGTTTTCTTCCAAGGAGTTTCCCCAGATCACGATAAGTAAGACTCCTTGTTCCTGATTTCCAATCCCTGTCTAAACCAGACGATCATATATCTGGTCGATCACGGTGACGTTAGGTTTAACATGTTACGTACATTGCAAGACTAAGAATTAATTAACAACCATATCATTAGTAGAGATGCATGTCTCATTAAACCAGCCTTTGATTATATCCGATTACACTAGTGAGGGCtaagacagagtaattcattAATTAAAGGGTAGGGAAAatgacaatatatatttaattaatatatataccgtaACTCATCTTTTGTAGTTACATATGTAGCTTAattattctttcatttttctcgAACTGATCGATTGTGTAACGGTTTCCTCACCAGTGCAAGTGATTGGAGGGATCCAACTGCAAAAAGTTGCGAGGGACAAATACAACCGGTGGCTGGGACTCAGTATCCGGTAGAATCACTTCCACCGTTGCAAGTAGTAGAAAAAGTGCTGCATTCCATGTCATTTCCGGTTTACTTGCTAAATGTGACAATCCTTTCCCAACTAAGAAAAGATGGCCATCCATCTGTGTACGGCCATGGTGGTCACAACGACATGGATTGCAGCCATTGGTGTCTTGCTGGAGTTCCAGATACTTGGAATGAACTCCTCTATGCAGCTCTTATACACCGCTAACACCGGTACGGTACTTATTAATTAGTTACTTACTTAGCATGATACCCGAAGAATAAGActtcaaattaaattttttatttattagtaATAATATAAATGAATTAATCTTAGTTAGTCATGCCTGATGCCAATCTTCACTAATTTGACACGCTTGATAAGATTAAATTTTCTCCCAGTGGAATGTGGTGATCGAAAAGTACTCACATTGCAATACGATCAATGATATATTTCTGGGGTAGAAAGTGGTGTAGAATCCACAACTTGAGATTGTGGTATATTGTCCACTGAACAAAAATAAGACTTAATTTGTATGTATGATAGAATATTGTAATGTAGGACTCTAAAATTTATCGGAGGTGGAAGATGAGAAACTAGAAGTTCGGGAAAAGATAAGCAAGAAGTAGTAGAGAAACAATCTAAATCTCCAACTTCATCGAGAGTTTacggtttagagtttagacaaaattcatatatatagaagcAACTCAATCATTTTCAATATACAAAATTCAAATGGATTGAAAGATTGTGAGCTTCATATATATGAACTAGGGCTGGGAACGGTTTGGGATTCTGCTCAAACCGATACTGAAATGATTTTATGTTCCCGTATCGGTATTAGTTTGGTACTGCATTTTTCAACATCGATACCAAACTGAACCAATACAGTTTGGTTTCGGTACAATTCAGTACTTTTTCGGTACCAAAATGGAAAATCCCATAAATTGTATACTCACATGCTGCACTTGCATCTACAtcattcaaattgcaattataGCTTCTAGCTTAACATATCACagtaaataaattttcataCGTGCATAAGACAATCACATATTACAAGAATCACTAGTTCACTACACTATGTTCAATCATGAATTGAATTAGCAACACATCATAGACCTAAATCTAACCCCAAAATTAAAAAGTTGGGTGGATAGACTTTGAGAGACTAAGATGGAGAGGGTCTGCGTCGATTGAGACTTGATATACAGAGGGCCTGCGGATTGATGGAGGGAAATCAGTGATGGATGCAAAGTGAAGGCAATGATGGAGGCCGTATTGTGAAGGCAGTGATGCAGGTGAAGTGAAGGCGAAGGGCGAAGTGATGGAGTGAGAAGAGTCAGAGCTCAGAAGACGCGAAAGAAAAAGTCATGGAGGCGAGAGGGTTTTTATACTTTCAGTTCGGGCCGGTATCATTCGGTATCAAATCCAATGAACCCGAACCATCCCGGTTAAATGCTTTCGATGTCGGTCTCAGTTTGGTACTAGAAATTTTTACCAATTCATCCCGTACCATTTTTCCAGTACCAACTCCCAGCCCTAATATGATGTTATAACTCGAAATTCGTTattcatttcttttaatttcatgGAGATTaatgaatgatattttggttatatCGATATTCTACGTCTTTTAAATAGCCTTCATTTGAAGTAGAAATTGGTTCGAGAACCAATAAGTCATTTTATGATTTAATTCATTCGACTCAagaatcgacttttaatccgttgctcgtttccgaaaacttcattcacgaaagttgtagagctggTCAAAATGAGTTCGTAGACATGTGACACGTAGTAATCGGAAATTGGTGGAGTGAGAAATTAATTACAAAAGTTTGTTGGTGAAAGGGGTATTAAGGGAAGAGGAAATTAGAAACTATGGAAATATGTAATTAACCTTATAATCTCTTCCTATCCCACCAAAGCTTCCCACCAAACTGatattttcctttcttcttctcactCAGCCGAGTCCCCCCCCCTCCTCACTTATcaaactctctctctttcttcatttcttctctcttttgctCCTTCTTTCTTCCCAGATCGCAAACCatcacttcaccaaactctcTCTTCTGCCACAGTTCTTTGTTGTTGCTGGTCACTGTGGAATCACACTGAAGTGGTCTTCAAGCTTGgagtgggggggggggggctagCTTTGCCACAGGGAAGCCGCACCAGCAACTGAAGCTCATTCCCCTGTCTCCACCGTTGTGGGTTTCTATCATAGTTGAGTCCTAGGGATCGGGGTCACCATGAAATCGAGCCTTCTAGTCCTTACTCAAGTCCCTTCAAGTTAGGGAGGTTGTTATGAGTTGTATCACGAGCTTGCAGCAGCAGAATTTGGTAAGGACACACAGCTGCGTCTCCGGCAGCTTTTCAGTCAACTGGACAGTCACTAAGGTGAGAGGTCCTTTCCATAATCTTTTGATTAGTTAGACTTGTAGATTTTgagattcttttttttgtagaGATGTGGGTAGAAGTGTGGTGTGGTTGAGTTGGAGTtagtttggtgatgttttgaTGGCTGTGTTTTTTTGTGGCTGAGTTGGTATGAGTTAGGATTTTGGGGTTTTTGTTGTGTAAAAGGGGGGAATTTGTGTTGTGCTTGGCCAATTTGTTTTCCACTGTTATTTTGTTGGATTTGGTTAGAACCTTGAGGCCGTGAGTTACTGAATTTATTAATTGGCTTTGAGTTAGGGGATTTAGGAGTCTAGTGGTTGTAGGTTTGTGGAAGATTGTGAAGTTGTTATTTGTGCAGTGGGTTAGGATCTTGTTGGCATTTTGGGACAgttgagagaaagagagaggccGAGAGAGTGGTGTTAGGGGAGTAAGGGAGTAGTATGAGTTGTTAAGGCCGAGAGAGAGTGAAAGCACCACACGTTTAGTTTGGGTGGCCTTAGTATTTTTGAGGTTTTGTTGAGTTGTTTAGCATTTTGAACTCAATTGTTACTAAGTGAGATTTGTGTCACTTAGGTACTTAGAGTTCATCGAAGCGCATAATATATTCTCTTTTGGAGTTACAAGTTGAAAAACGGGAGCGAAAAAGGTTAGTAAACCTTACATTTAGTTTAATTACTCTTGGCGGTAACTAGACGTGTGAACttaaattttgtatttttacTTGTGTgattgaaatataaatatgTATATTGTAACGCCcaaaaatttcgagcttaaaaactcaaaattttaaactcattaaacacaaattaatctcaatgaaatcgaaatcatttaaaatgtcacattactgagttcaaaatataactcagacaaaccaattattacaacccaaatttataatccatacataaaactggaaatgtaataatcctcacaatctctcacaaactcacaaataaa contains:
- the LOC126798948 gene encoding protein trichome birefringence-like 43 isoform X1, whose translation is MANHSMSTVFVVLTLLHYHVYGDYQRQHAEVERREAGNEGCDIFRGMWVSDESYPLYNSSQCPFMEREFTCIQNGRPDKLYLQFRWQPTGCNLTSRFNGEDFLERYRGKSFMFVGDSLSLNQWQSLTCMLHIAVPDAKYTLVRAGDLSTFTFPGYSVKVMFSRNAFLVDTIATPAGRILKLDSIASGKLWKGIDFLIFNSWHWWLHTGRKQPWDLIQEGNSTYIDMDRLVAYEKGLKTWAKWVDANVDQTRTRVFFQGVSPDHDNASDWRDPTAKSCEGQIQPVAGTQYPVESLPPLQVVEKVLHSMSFPVYLLNVTILSQLRKDGHPSVYGHGGHNDMDCSHWCLAGVPDTWNELLYAALIHR
- the LOC126798948 gene encoding protein trichome birefringence-like 43 isoform X2 — protein: MANHSMSTVFVVLTLLHYHVYGDYQRQHAEVERREAGNEGCDIFRGMWVSDESYPLYNSSQCPFMEREFTCIQNGRPDKLYLQFRWQPTGCNLTRFNGEDFLERYRGKSFMFVGDSLSLNQWQSLTCMLHIAVPDAKYTLVRAGDLSTFTFPGYSVKVMFSRNAFLVDTIATPAGRILKLDSIASGKLWKGIDFLIFNSWHWWLHTGRKQPWDLIQEGNSTYIDMDRLVAYEKGLKTWAKWVDANVDQTRTRVFFQGVSPDHDNASDWRDPTAKSCEGQIQPVAGTQYPVESLPPLQVVEKVLHSMSFPVYLLNVTILSQLRKDGHPSVYGHGGHNDMDCSHWCLAGVPDTWNELLYAALIHR